The Deltaproteobacteria bacterium genome segment GCCATCTGCTCGGCGAGCTCGATCGGGTCGTGCAGCGGCACGAGCAGCGCCGCGATTTGGATCGGCAGCTTGGTCGTGCGCGCCGCCAGCGCGCTCGCGAGCACGAGCGGCGCGGGGATGTAGCCGTCGCTCGACGCGTGGTGCTCGCTCACCATCGCGATCGCGGCGCCATTCTTCTCGCCCCACTCGGCCATCTCGATCGCCGCGCGATACAGCGCGGGGGCGCTCGCATCGCCATCGCGAAGCCGCATGTCGAAACGCAGCGCGAACATCAGCTTCTCTCTCCCGAAACGCCTGGGGTGAACGAGATCGGCAGCGCCGCGAAGCCGCGCACGTTCGTGCTGTGCACGCGCACGATGCCGCTCGCGTCGACGCGATAGTCGGGCAAGCGGCGCATCACCTCCTCGAGCGACACGCGCGCTTCGAGGCGCGCGAGCGCAGCGCCGAGGCAGAAGTGGATGCCCTTCCCGAACGCGAGGCTCTCGCTCGTGTCGCGGTGCAGGTCGAACACTTCGGGGTTCGCGAACACGCGCTCGTCTCGGTTCGCGGAGCCGATCAGTAACAACACCTTCTCGCCGCGCCGGACCTTCTCGCCGTGCAGCTCGAGGTCGCAGCTCGCGGTGCGCGCCATCAGCTGCGTCGAGTTGTCGTAGCGAAGCGTCTCCTCGATCCAGTCTGAGGTCAGCGCGGCGTTCGCGGCCACTTCCGCGCGCGCCGCAGGGTTCTTCTCCAGCCAGTAGAGCGCGTTCGCGAGCAGCTTCGTCGTGGTCTCGTTGCCGGCGATGATCATCAAGAAGCAGAAGCCGATGATGTCGCGCTCGTCGAGGCGATCGCCGTCGATCTCGACTTGCAGGAGCGCGCTCGCGAGGTCGGCGCCCGGCTTCTTCTTCCGCTCGGCGACGAGCTGCACGAAGTACTGCAGCAGCTTCATCGACGCAGCGATGCCCTCGGGCGGAACGCCGCGAACGCCCTCTTCTCGATGCAGCACGGTGTCGGACCACGCGCGCAGCTCGTCGCGATCGCTCTCGGGCACGCCGAGCATCTCGCTCACGACGTCCATGGGCAGCCGGCCCGCGAAGTCCGCGACGAAGTCACAGCGGCCCGCGGCGATGAAGCGATCGATGTAGCGGGTTGCGATCGCGCGAATGCGAGGCTCGATCTCCGCGACGCGGCGCGGTGTGAAGCCGCGCGAGACGAGCCCGCGCATGCGCGTGTGCTTCGGTGGATCCATGCCGAGGAACGAGAGCGTCGCCGACATGTCCGTGCCGAAGTCGCCCATCTCGAGCGAGATGCCGCCGCTGTTCACGAGCCGCTCGTGATCCTTGAAGCCGGCGACGACGTCGGCGTGGCGCGAGAGGGCGAGGAAGCCGAACTCGGGGTGGCGATACACGGGCGCGTGCGCGCGGAGCGCCGCGT includes the following:
- a CDS encoding cytochrome P450, producing MTHVQFDPFAYDFHEDPYPTYAALRAHAPVYRHPEFGFLALSRHADVVAGFKDHERLVNSGGISLEMGDFGTDMSATLSFLGMDPPKHTRMRGLVSRGFTPRRVAEIEPRIRAIATRYIDRFIAAGRCDFVADFAGRLPMDVVSEMLGVPESDRDELRAWSDTVLHREEGVRGVPPEGIAASMKLLQYFVQLVAERKKKPGADLASALLQVEIDGDRLDERDIIGFCFLMIIAGNETTTKLLANALYWLEKNPAARAEVAANAALTSDWIEETLRYDNSTQLMARTASCDLELHGEKVRRGEKVLLLIGSANRDERVFANPEVFDLHRDTSESLAFGKGIHFCLGAALARLEARVSLEEVMRRLPDYRVDASGIVRVHSTNVRGFAALPISFTPGVSGERS